Sequence from the Ictalurus punctatus breed USDA103 chromosome 10, Coco_2.0, whole genome shotgun sequence genome:
CTATATTTACTCACGCTGGGTgtgtttgacattttaaatcTCCGTATTGTACTGAGTTCCTGCTCTCCAAACAAGCAAGTCCTCATTTGAAGTAAAAACATAACAACCTCATGTTAGCTTATTTGCACAGTTCACTTTATTGTAATCTCCGGAACACAAAGCACGTGTCTGTGATATATGATATTTCTCGTTAAGGCAGgcagcacacacactccacttgGTATGAATCCCTAACACATGAGTTAGACAAACATGACACCTAGTGGCTAAGCAAcagaactgaaaatgaaaatatgttacCGCATATCCTAAAGCCAAACATTTCACTCAACACCATTTCTAAAAGTCAAACGTTGAACAGTTCATAAATCTCTGCTGCAACCCAAACAGCCCAAAtctttgcattattattttgatcGGCAACTGCAGAAGCactattatgattatgattaaatGTAAGGCATTTTCTCTTCAGTTGGGCAAATCCTGCACTTTCTCATCGACGCTCGAGGACACAATCACTCCATCCACCAGCTCCTCAACGATAACCTTCACACGTCTCTGGTGATGATGTTTTTCTACATGTATTGAACACGaaggaaaaacacacagttACCAATGGATGGAAGTATTTTAGGTAGTTCTTGACTGAGATTGACTGAGACAGACAGGgcaaacagtgaaaaaaaaacgaCATGACAGATTGTCACACATATTACTAAGTATTACCAACCCTAATCACAACCAAAACTATCTTGACATCATGTCTTACTGACCTTAATTCGGttttaacaacaataattacTGCCTGAGCCGATACAAAATGTTATATATGAAATTAAATctgtaagtaaataaacagtGAAACACTTTTTTTGGTATAAACTCCAgcaaaatggattttttttttggttactaAACGGTAAAAGCTGTAATTTATAGGTATTTCCACCTGTATCGCGTCAACCGTAGCGatcataaatgttttaaatatggCCTCTGTTATGACCTTTTAGTACATAAGTAAGTAGACCAAATGTTGTTGAGGAATTTCGGGTGGATTTGAATAATGAAGACCTATCAGAAGTTCTATCAGACGTTATCTTTCTGTCCTGTCACCAATCGCTGATAATCAGTGATAAAGAAAAGTTGGTCCAGTCCACTGGAATGTTTAATAACCAAGCCCTGGTACTATCTCCACCGTCAATAAAAGGGAATGTGTTTGCTCGTGAGACTTGCATTTTTCAAGACAGATTTTTATCAGGACTGAGCTgacagatatgaagcttgctgGACGCACATGTAGTGCTCTGTGTTCATTccttcatccttagtaactgcctggtcaggttTGTGATGGTTCAAATTAGgagaggagtttgtttacgttCTCGGAAACGCCAggcacaaacaaaaataacaactgTGTGAGAAACATTTCATCAATAATCATATCAAATATGAACCCGGGGGATGTCGCTGAGATCGAGGGGGTCGGACCGACGTTTGTGTTCTCCACTGTTTCCGAGAGTATCGTGGTCGGGttcacagttttgttttgtttttttcagattcAATGAGCATTTTAAAACCCACTTTTATATCTTGTTCTTGATAGCTCTTAGCAGTGGCTGTTTATTCAATCGTACCTGTCTAATGTGTACTGAAGAATCGTGCGTACTTTTTGTTTCTATGTGGTTTACTTTTAAGTAAGTTTGGAAGGATTTTGGTTTGTTagaaaagtgttaaataaagatttaCTTATGTACGTACTAAGTacggatatttggagcactaaacagatacgtACAAATACAGAGAGTGTCATTGATGAATGACTACGTGTATTTGTATCGGTGTATTTGTAACTATCTTGACATCATGTCTTACTGACCTTAATTCGGTTTTAACAACAATACTTACCGCCTGAGCCGATACAAAATGTTATATATGAAATTAAATctgtaagtaaataaacagtGAAACACTTTTTTTGGTATAAACTCCAgcaaaatggattttttttttggttactaAACGGTAAAAGCTGTAATTTATAGGTATTTCCACCTGTATCGCGTCAACCGTAGCGatcataaatgttttaaatatggCCTCTGTTATGACCTTTTAGTACATAAGTAAGTAGACCAAATGTTGTTGAGGAATTTCGGGTGGATTTGAATAATGAAGACCTATCAGAAGTTCTATCAGACGTTATCTTTCTGTCCTGTCACCAATCGCTGATAATCAGTGATAAAGAAAAGTTGGTCCAGTCCACTGGAATGTTTAATAACCAAGCCCTGGTACTATCTCCACCATCAATAAAAGGGAATGTGTTTGCTCGTGAGACTTGCATTTTTCAAGACAGATTTTTATCAGGACTGAGCTgacagatatgaagcttgctgGACGCACATGTAGTGCTCTGTGTTCATTccttcatccttagtaactgcctggtcaggttTGTGATGGTTCAAATTAGgagaggagtttgtttacgttCTCGGAAACGCCAggcacaaacaaaaataacaactgTGTGAGGAACATTTCATCAATAATCATATCAAATATGAACCCGGGTGATGTCGCTGAGATCGAGGGGGTCGGACCGACGTTTGTGTTCTCCACTGTTTCCGAGAGTATCGTGGTCGGGTTcgtagttttgttttgtttttttcagattcAATGAGCATTTTAAAACCCACTTTTATATCTTGTTCTTGATAGCTCTTAGCAGTGGCTGTTTATTTAATCGTACCTGTCTAATGTGTACTGAAGAATCGTGCGTACTTTTTGTTTCTATGTGGTTTACTTTTAAGTAAGTTTGGAAGGATTTTGGTTTGTTagaaaagtgttaaataaagatttaCTTATGTACGTACTAAGTacggatatttggagcactaaacagatacgtACAAATACAGAGAGTGTCATTGATGAATGACTACGTGTATTTGTATCGGTGTATTTGTAACTATCTTGACATCATGTCTTACTGACCTTAATTCGGTTTTAACAACAATACTTACTGCCTGAGCCGATACAAAATGTTATATATGAAATTAAATctgtaagtaaataaacagtGAAACACTTTTTTTGGTATAAACGCCAgcaaaatggattttttttttggttactaAACGGTAAAAGCTGTAATTTATAGGTATTTCCACCTGTATCGCGTCAAACATAGGGTCTCGATGAATATATGAACGGACAAAATGAAATGGATGAAATTTGAGTTTACCCTCTTCCGCCTCTTGCGTCTCTTTCACAACTGTTTCGGTCACCTTCTTGGTCACCGTGGATGTGTCGATACGATACCTGTGAACAGTACATAAAAATGACCGGTCTTTCTTTCCTTACATGCATCAAAGTAAGGATCAATGCGAGCTAAACCCTGACCCTCTCTACTTAATATCTACAGTTGAAATCTAATCACCTTGAGAAAATTATCTGTTCAGCTTTGCATCCACAAGAACCAAACCCAAAGCCTCACCCTTGTCCTTCTCCCTCTAGAAGCCTCCTGTATTCAGCAATCTCCAGCTCCAGCCTCATCTTGATGTCCAACAGCAGCTGGTACTCCATAGCCTGTTGTTGTATGTTGGCAGTGatctgctggagctctgtctgTATTCGGTCTATGTGCGACTGCAGCTGTGATAGCTGCTCACTGTAACGTGCCCCCACCTGAACCAGATCGTTCTGCAGCATTTGAATCTGTACCACAAGATGTTACGGAAGACTTACTGAAAGGTAATGCAATCCTGTTTGGCAGAGTAAAGTGAAGTTCTATAAATCTGAAAGTCCTCGAGATCTTTAAGTACAGGAAGCTGAAGAGAGTTTTAGGAATAGTTTTCAGCTATATAAGCAAGATATAAGCCCAAGGTACCTGTGTGTGAATCCCTTTGATTTCTATCTCCAGGGTCTCGTAGGTTTTCTTCAGGTCACTGAAGGCTGTTTGGGAGGTTGTGATCTCAGTGTGGCTTTTAAGCACTTCAGTGTTCAAATTCTTTACCTAGAAAACAGCCAAACTCCGTTAGCTAGCAGCCAAACTGTATAGAAAGACTGGCGAataaatttctgaaacaatgaAAAGCAGACCAAACTTATAGCAATATAGCAACTTATTATATAAACACACGAGCTCATAAGTCAAGcacggtggaggtagtgtcatggctcgGGCTTGCTTGGCCGCTTCTGGAATGgcctcactaatctttactgatgatgtaactcaggATGGTAGCAGCAGAGTGAATttagtttacaggaacattttgtccgTCAATTTTCAGAGAAACGCATCCAacctaattgggaggaacttcatcatgcagcaagacaatgacccaaaacacactgccaacacaatgAAGGACTTCAccagggggaaaagtggaaggccaagtcaatcaccagaccttaacccaattgagcagcatttcacctcctgcagaggaaactgaagggagaaacgctcccgaaacaaacaacaactgaaagaggctgggGTAAAAGCCTGGGAAAGAATCataaaagaagaatgcaacagtttgttGATGTCAATGGGCACACCAGCTTGATGCGGTTATAGCAAGCAAGGggtatgcaaccaaatattaagcgttatttactttaatttactgtTCCTATACTTTCGCCCGGCTACAAATCGGGTGGTCTGAcaccaaaggtgccatattctaagttgtttaacacatctagatgtaaatatcagtaaATGAAGGCTGAATTTCATATCGCCTTACCATTCCAACACTTTCGGAGGagactgcgtgtgtgtgtgtgtgtgtgagtcggtgtatatatattcaacatttacttttaaaatgaCCTCCAACCTCTTTCGTATACTTTGAGCACCTTTCACATAATCTCCAGAAGAATCTACCAAATGTCCTACACTGACTAATTCAATAAAggtcttccatccatccatccatccatccatccaaacaaCCAGTAGTTCACCTTGTTCTGGAACCACTGCTCAATGTCGTTACGGTTCTTTATGATGACTGCCTCATACTGCTCTCGTATCTCCTCCAGCTCTTTATTGAGGTCCACAGCTGGAGCAGAGTCTACTTCCACATGCACGGAGCCGTTCTGCTGAGTGCGAGCCACGTGCAGATCCTGTGAACAGACGAAAAACAGCAGAATAGTTTGACGGGTGATCACGCACGAAGAGAAAACTACAAATCCTTGAATTGAACAAAGAACCAAAAGGTGTTCTCACCTCCTCGTGGCTCTTCTTGAGGAAACTCAGTTCTTCTTTTAGCCAAGACATCTGGATTTGTAGGTCTTTGGTTTCCATCTCGGTCTCCCCAAGAGCCATGCGCAGACGAGCCAGGTCTGCTTCTACAGACGAACACATGTCCCTCTCATTCTCGAACCTGCAGCATCAAACAATGAACAGAGACTAAAAGACCTGCGACGAATGAAATGCACATCCGACCTAAAGAATTACTcgatttttatacatttttcattcagTACACCATTGCTAACTGAGTGTTTATTGCAAACTTGGGTAATAGCAGAGAAAACAGCAGACACTTACTTCATCTTAAATTCAGAAGCTGTTATATTAGCATTGTCCAGCTTTGTGTAAAcctcttgtttttgtttggccATAGAAATAATCTTAAAAgagaaagatatatatatatatattttaaaaaacgcaCAGTTAGAAAAAAGCAATACGGTAAGCAAATGAGGCTTAAGGTCTTAAGAAGCCTAAATGTATTTTTCAGGAATTTCAGCTTCGATGACCGTGGTTCTTCATCTCTGCTGCGTTACCTGCTTCTGCAGGTCTTCAATGATGCTGTAGTATTTACTCAGATCCCTGCTGGTGGGGGTTCTGCTTTCATTAAACTTGTTTATTTCCTGCTCAAGTTGTAGATTGGCAGTTTCCAAAGAGAGAACCTGACGGCACAGAACGTTCATGAGAAACGTCAATAAATGAAGAACAGAGTTTTTTCTCAGGTCAAGAAAGATTCAGAAAGCATCTGAAAAGGAGGGGGAAAAGTGAGATTCGCTGTTCTTTGAATAAAACAAACGGAGACGGCATTTGTTTCTTGCTTTGTGAGCGTGTAAAGATATTCACGAATCACAttttggttgattttttttttcgaaaaaaaaaaaaaaagtgaaaaagaaaaccgACTTTACCTTCTCCAGGTACGATGCCAGACGGCTGTTAAGATTCTGCATAGCCAGCTTTTCACTGCCAAACACTGAGAACTCATGAGAGGGGGAAAATGAGGATGAAAAATCGAAACTAGGACCGTAGTGACCACGGATGGATTGACTCGAGCTAGCCATGCCATTCAGCCCCATCCCCCAACCTGAAGTTTGGAAATTTGACCTAGCAATGCTGCCTGTACTGTAGGACGCACTACGACGGAGTGTGACAGCCATGGCTGGATGCTTCAGATGCTCGCTAAATCCTCGATGTCCTTCACAGACGAGACGGAAACTGTCTGACCTGTTTCTCCTTTTATAATCCTGCATGTGATGGAATTCCTTTCTTTGGAAGGGTGGGTCTGACATCGCACACCGTGTTGCGCCTTTCCAaagaatttattcattttcatctgGTCTTTAAAAGAGGGATGGTACATACCTGTgtaaaaaggaacaaaaatgcTTTGACTAAGCCAGTTTTTGAGTGTTGCTTAAGAGCAGTCCTAATGATTTTACATAATGATTGCAGTACTGAAATACCAGCCTAATACCTGTAGTGTCAGCTGTAGGCGGAGGAAGCGGGGGTGTAGGACCTAATTATAAAACAATAGTTACCCaatattttttctctcccttcatAGCGCATAGTAGTATCAAAACACATAGAACATGTAAAGCCCATTAAAAGTGAAAGGTCAATTTTCATTTGTTGTCATCAAGTCATTTTCATCATTTGCTACAGGCTGGAACACGTGTGAACTGTCTAAGAACTACACGTGTAAATAAATACGTGAATCATGTGATTATTTTCATGACTCTATGGTAAGGATTATTTGTTAAGTAAGGATTATTTCTTAAGAAAAAGGATTATTTCTTAAGACTCGTTTCTCAGCACCTGGCTTTCGTGTTTTTAATTGGCTAACAtagtttgtttgcttgtttttgataCACCCCGAATCATACAGGATCGGATGGCATGAATTAATCGGTGTCATTTTCAGTCGCATGGAAAAGGCAGGTCTTCAGTTTTCAATGCCACGTCTGAGACGACAAGCATGGAATCGTTTCTATTATGTAGAAGAATGTCCACGTGGTTTGGTAGACAGAATTCTTTTTCTGGCTTtgtttcaaatgtttgttttgatttaaaaaaaaaaaaaaaaaaaaaaaaaaagtgtgtacgtgcgtgtgtTTTTTTGGACTATTTCCCGCACATATTATTCCGCGCACCTGTCTTATTTTCACGTCCCTACATcctcgttgttgtttttttgttgttgtttttttggcgAGACGCATTAGTTTTAATTACTTGAAAATGATTCTAAGTTTATTAATACACAGATGGGCAGGTCAACATTACAGCCCACACTATTGTACtggcagatttatttatttatttatttatttattctaaaacaaattattaattttttttttttttttatagcattttaGGTTTGTTCGTAAACCGAACATGAAAAGAATGAACGTTCAGTGACCTCGTTTTGTTGGTATTTCCTGCTGTATTCTGTATTTGTTTCAGTGCGCATGTGTTCCAACGTTTAGCTTTCCAGTGCGAGCGATACCGAATGACCTCATATTAAAATGACTTAGGCTCATGCAGATGTTTTCGATGGAAAACGGGGTCGACTGTATTGAGCTGTTTGCTCTGAGTACACAGTGAGGCCTACAGTATTGCAGAGATTGACAACTACCGCTTTCTAAAATCTTTAGGTACATAAACCGTGCTCTGTCTCTAGGACAGGACACTTAGTCCATTTTCGGATTAAATAGGAGTCTTTGCGTCAGTGAAACCACTTAAACCTTATTTCACCTTAAGCTAATCAATGATTTTATCAAAACCCGTAACACATGATAAGGTCCTATCTATGGTCATGGAAATATGACTAAAATACTGgcataaataagaaaaataggATGCACCGCAGGTGTTTTTCCTCTTGGCCAATTCCTAGGAAATGTGATACAGCAATACGTTGGTGTAACCTTAGATGTGCATCAGTAACAAAAAGCATTATGAAATCTTACAGTAGTCCTAcgctttcagaaaaaaaaaaaaaaggtatgaaaCTGTACCATTCCTCGTTTCTGGGGAGGtatccaaaagtatgtggacacttgaccatcacagccCGATGTGTatgctgaacatcccattccaaaactaCGGGAATTAACGGGTATTACTACGGATTCGGTCCCCAGTATGgatttgctgctataacagtcTCCGTttttctggaaaggctttccactagagttTGGTTATAAAGTGGCCGTGGGGATTTCTGCTGATTCGGCGTTACTGGTGTTGAGCGAGACGGTCTGGCGTGCAGTCTTGAGTTCctgttcatctcaaaggtgttcgcTGGGGTTGCGGTCAGGGCTCTACGCAGGCAACTTGAGTTTCACAACAACACTGACGAACCATGTCTTTACGCAGCTCATTTGGTGCACGGGGCCCGTTGTCACGCTGGAATATATTTGGGCCTCTtacttccagtgaagggaaatgatcaaataaaaaatcattctaCAGCATACCAAGACATTCTAGataactgtgtgcttccaaatttatGTCGACAGTTTGAAGgccaggtgtctacatacttttgaccatatacaGTAGTGCACATCAATCTCTTggaaatttaaatatattctaCCTATATATAGTGAATTTGAGTGGATCACTGAACTGTAAATGACCTTTTACAGTAAAGTGTTGAAGATGCGCACCTGTATACgtaaaagatacatactaaatgtacaaaatgtaaaGGGCACCACCCCTGTGACAAGAAgtggtacagtttagtaccttttgttgttgttttttttgtttacacaaaGTATCGAAACCTCTCAGAAAGACTAAACGGTACAGTCTCACTATACTATCATCATGACAGCAactaacacaaataaaattttttaaaaaagagcaaaaatgtctaaaaaaattaaaaaaaacaacgttgAAAAACATAATCAATGGATGCTGGAGGTGATCAACAGTCATGTGATCAATTTACAGTAAGAGCCTACATGCGGTTTATTGCTTCCTTCTTGCCAGTGATGTTTTATTGATTGCTGCAGTCCTGCTTGTCGATGATGagttgcttatatatatataagccagATCTCGAACAGGTCCATGACATTACATTTGGAATATTCGGCTTTGCTCGTTTCAGGTAAGTAAATGTAAGTAAAGCCTAGGGATAAACTGTGGTGTTATTGTTTTAGGTGGTTATTGATACTGCTGTCAAACCGGAGTTTTATGCTGTCGAGTATACTAGCTGTAAAtgatacacacacgcataatcGGTCCGTttatgatgtttgatgtgtCATTTAGAGCCGCGTTTCCCTCCCAGGCATGGCTGCGACATTCACAGTGCTCGGTTTCATAATGATCGCGGCGATGGTGCACACGTGCACCGGCTCGCCGCTGTTACAGTCAGCCCACGAGGCGCAGGAGGTGTCGGAACCTCGCGAGATCGGGGGGACGCAGGTGCAGCGAGGCGCTCGGAGTCGTGACATGAGAACGGAGCGTTTTGCACCTTTACCAGAGGACCAGCAGCGCTTTACGTCCAAGCAGTTACTGCAAGCTCTGTCGGGTAAGTGTCGTCGGACGGAGATCATCTTCACGCTTGGGTCGTCCCTCATTCATGCTTCATTTTGTCCGTTTTCATGTTTTGACAGAAATGATCCAGCGGGACGACTGCATTTCAGACTATCAGGGCTGGGTGGACTTCGGGCGTCGCAGTACGGACTGAAGTTTCTAATAAACGATCATCATCTCTCTGCATTTCATTAAATTTATTCGATTTAATGCAACCTCAAACTTGTAgttcacttttgtttttgtttttttgtattttatataaaatgatatatatgtaaggaataacacacacggAGGGCCGTGCTGTTGcagaaaaataatccacactggattgggtttttttttgcatatacgCCACAGTGCAGCTAaatgctcgaatctgattggtctgatTGGACATAACTGCTCggaaagtagttccggctgaCACGTTATTGAATGATGGGTTAATATCGATGTGCTGGTTTTAGGACACAGTTATCAACTAGGATATGAGTCTTGAAGGcaagtgctttgtaacagtcatggTGCTTTGCAGAGTTTCCCCGGTCAGGAAGGCCTTCAGGACAGGGGAGATTGTGCTTTcctgtttctctgtaaaatgacaatttgcattttaagagacagacaaagagagccAGAAAGGTGACATCCGATTGGCCACCCCGGGTGCCACCCCAACATTATATTCACTACTGGAAGTAGCTGATGCTGACTGACACATCATTTTTTTAACGTTTTCAAATCAAGGACGAGAGAATATGGCTGCAGGATACCTAGAATAAGAAAACATCATATTTGAAGTACATTTTTTAAGGTTTAGCATCAGGTTTGTTTGCTGGATAACTTTTATGAGGCACTGGATGTGTTAATAAGGCTCCAACAGGCTACCTGTAATGCTAGGATGGCACATATAAATGAGGCGATACAAGCATGGCTacacacctattatggttttgaaacacgcctaattttgtttaaaaggtctcgtacaatagatttacatgcatccgaggtcaaaaaaacactttaatttaaactcataatttaaactgcagcattgctgttttccccccagtgtcacaaacgactcgttaaatgatccgttctaaaggattcattctaaactcgtcctttcagagagcatgctctgctctgattggtcagacgtcccagtctgtcgcgATTGGTCTagcgctgtcagcgagcagccgatgaagaccagaggcggggctttttgttacaaacctacgtaggttagtacgggaagtgagtctggaatcactaacgactcgattcagctgttc
This genomic interval carries:
- the LOC108270789 gene encoding keratin, type I cytoskeletal 13, encoding MAVTLRRSASYSTGSIARSNFQTSGWGMGLNGMASSSQSIRGHYGPSFDFSSSFSPSHEFSVFGSEKLAMQNLNSRLASYLEKVLSLETANLQLEQEINKFNESRTPTSRDLSKYYSIIEDLQKQIISMAKQKQEVYTKLDNANITASEFKMKFENERDMCSSVEADLARLRMALGETEMETKDLQIQMSWLKEELSFLKKSHEEDLHVARTQQNGSVHVEVDSAPAVDLNKELEEIREQYEAVIIKNRNDIEQWFQNKVKNLNTEVLKSHTEITTSQTAFSDLKKTYETLEIEIKGIHTQIQMLQNDLVQVGARYSEQLSQLQSHIDRIQTELQQITANIQQQAMEYQLLLDIKMRLELEIAEYRRLLEGEGQGYRIDTSTVTKKVTETVVKETQEAEEEKHHHQRRVKVIVEELVDGVIVSSSVDEKVQDLPN
- the LOC124628575 gene encoding uncharacterized protein LOC124628575 isoform X1; this encodes MTLHLEYSALLVSGMAATFTVLGFIMIAAMVHTCTGSPLLQSAHEAQEVSEPREIGGTQVQRGARSRDMRTERFAPLPEDQQRFTSKQLLQALSEMIQRDDCISDYQGWVDFGRRSTD
- the LOC124628575 gene encoding uncharacterized protein LOC124628575 isoform X2, producing MAATFTVLGFIMIAAMVHTCTGSPLLQSAHEAQEVSEPREIGGTQVQRGARSRDMRTERFAPLPEDQQRFTSKQLLQALSEMIQRDDCISDYQGWVDFGRRSTD